TGTGTTTGGGGCATGGCGCAAAGTAAGCCACAGGCCGCGCATTGTAGGAAAGCGAATTCCCTTCAGCCAACGCATTGGCGATTAAGTAGTTTCCCATAGTCGAGTTTACATGTTAGCTAACGAAAGGACTCGGAAGCGATCGGTGCAAGACGACTTTCGGGCATGGGTCAATTGAACGAAGTCGGGCTATCGCCCGCATGACCCTGGGGGGATATTTTGAACAAGATTTTTCTAATCGGCGCGTCTGCAATCGCGCTTTCCGCAGCGCCTGCCTTTGCCCAGAGCAATTCCAGCACAGTCAGTCAGACGGGTGACGACAACTCGGTCAATGTTAGCCAACCAGGTACGGGCAATGACAGCACTGTCACCCAGACCGGCGATGACAATCTGATCGGTGTGACCCAGTCGGGCACCAACAACGAATCGGTGGCCTCTCAGCTCAACGGTCTGGCGACCGGCGGGACCCCGCCCTCCAATGAATCGACCATCATCCAAGAAGGCGATGGCGGCTTTTCCGAGCTGACCCAGACGGGCGACAATATCGCTGTCGTCAATCAGGTCGCGGGTAGCTCCGGCATGAATTCCGAGCTGACGCAGGAAAATGCTGGCGGCGGCGCCAGCAACAATGCAGCCGTGACCCAGTTTGGCCAAGGCTCCGGCTTTGGTTCAGGCACTGGTTCATTTGTCGCGCAGAGCGGGACCGGCGGAAACGTTGTTGTCGACCAGAGCGGCGGCACAGTGGACGCGGTCAGCCTGATCGACCAGTCGGGTGAAGACGACACCGCCGATGTGCTTCAGAATAACGGCGTCGATATCACGTCCTTTGTCGTGCAGTCAGGCGACCGCGAGAATGCATTTGTGCGCCAGACCAACGGTGACGACAATTTTTCCGACATCAGTCAATCGGGCGCGGATAACGATGCCAGTATCCTGCAAACCGCTGCGGGCAACTCGTCAAGTGTTGCTCAGAGCGGGACGTTTGGCACCACCGATGTCGACCAGAACGGCACCAACGCTTCGTCCACCGTCTCGCAGGCGGGCGATCAACAGATCGCCACTATCGCGCAAACCGGTGACAACAACACTTCGATTTTGACGCAGGGTGCGACGAGCCAGGGTGCGCAGGCCGTGATTACGCAGTCGGGTTCGGGGCATTCCTCGACGGTGAACCAGACCGGTCTGGCCAGCTTCTTTCCCGCTCCCATCCCGGGGGTCTCTGTCACCCAGTCTGGCACCAACAACACCGCGGAAATTGATCAAGCCGGCGATCACATTCGCTGGCAGTTTGGCCCTACCGCCGGACTTTCCGCAAACAGCTCGCCCACGGCGCTTGTGTTCCAGCAATCGAGCGGAAACTTCGCCGATATCGACCAGGATGGTCTCTCGACACTGTCCTCTAACACGCAGAGCGGCAGTGATAACGACGTGACCGTTGGTCAGACGGGCGAGAACAATTACGCGCTCACAAACCAACAGGGCAATCGCGGGGCAATCACGATCGATCAATCCGCTGCAACTCCGGGCGGATCGCTGGCATTTGTGGATGTGTTCCAGTCCGGTGACGACAACCAGGCTTCGGTGACGCAGGACGGTTCGGGAACTCCGGGAGCCTCTACCTTCATCCCGCTCGCTGACATCGATCAGGTGGGCAACAACAACATGTCGACCAGCACCCAGTCGGGTCAGGAAGATCAGGTCTTCGTGACTCAGATTGGCAATGGCAACACGTCCACCACGACGCAGAATGCCGGCGGATTGACCAATGTGGGCGACATTGACCAGAACGGAGATGACGGAATTTCCGAGCTCACACAGTCTGGCACCAGCAATGACGCCACTCTTGTCCAGAACGGGATGCTCAACGAGAGCTTCATCACGCAGGACGGAACCACCAATATGGCGACCGTCACTCAGGGCGGCATGGGTGATCTGTCGACCGTCGGCCAAACCGGCACCAGCAACACTGTGACGGTGACGCAGAACTAGAGTCTGGCAAGCGCCACATTCGATCAAGACATGATAAGCGGGCGCGAAGTTTCAGACTTCGCGCCCACTTTTCGTTTGGGCTGCGCGAATTCTGAGCGTTTTGCACAATTTGCAACGTCTCACCGCAAGACCGGCTCTTGCCAGCCGCTCATCACCCTAACACAGCTTGATTGTTCATCCGCGCGCAAGGATTAAGCGAACATTCGCCGCATCCTTGCGATTGGCGGAGCGGATTTCGGTCTGCTTTGCGGCGCGTTAACCCGGTTTGAAAAGGGGGTTCTGTCAGCCCTGAATGCAATCACGGAAATGGGGCGGTCCACCACGGACCGCGTGAGTATTGCGCCCAATGGCAGACCTAGAATGCAGGAGTACCCTAATGAAGTTCATTTCCACCAATTCCGCCGTTAAGTCCCTCGCTCTCGCCGCAATGATCGCCGCGCCTTTTGGCGGCGTTGCAGCGCAGCAGATCCCGCAGAGCGAAGGCCAGGTCCTCACCACTGTCACCGCGCCGCAGCCGCCCGCGCTCGACCAGATGCTCGAAGGACCCGATGTCGAAGGCTTCGTTTCGGGCCGCAACGGCAACCGCGTGCGTGTCACCAGCGCGGACGGCACCAACACTGTCGTGACCGTGGTTGAAGGCACCAGCATCCGCGCGCGCGGGGGCTTTCTGGGTCTCGCACGCGATACGCTGGGCGCGGATTCGCTGCTCAACGGACTGCCGGTTGAGATCAAGACGCGCCAATGGGATGGCGGTCTGGTCGCCAGCCAAGTGCGCTTTTCCGCCAGCGACCTCGAAACCGCAGAGATGATCCGTTCGGGCACCTCGCAGCGCTTTGCTGAAAACGAAGCCGCGATTGGCGAAAATGCCGAGGGCGTTGAGCGCAATGCCGCGGCGACCGAGGCTTTGCGCGGGCGCTTTGGCGATATTGACCAGTACAATATCCGCGGCACCACGAACGTCTATTTCGACAGCGGCCGCTCCAACCTGTCGCCCCGCGCGCAGAACGAGCTGTGCGCAGCCGCGCGTGAGGCTTCGCAAACCGATCACGCGCTGCTTCTGGTGGTGGGCTACACCGATTCCACCGGCAGTCAGGAAGTGAACCAGCGGCTGAGCGAGGCACGCGCGGCGAGCGTTGTGAACTATCTTCAGCAGCAATGCGGCTGGGCTCCTTACCGGATGCTCACCCCGACCGGCATGGCATCGGCTGATCCGGCAGCGGACAACACCACCGCCTATGGCAAAGCGCAGAACCGCCGCGTCGCGGTCAATGTGCTGGTGTCGAAAAGCGTCGACGGCTTCTAGAGCAGGATAGCTCGAAAACTAGCGAGGGGCGGGCCGGTTGGCTCGCCCCTTTGCGTTTGGGGCTGGGATATTGCTCGCTCAGGTCTGAGCGAGGCTCTGCATCCGCTTGAGATAGCGCGCCAGCACGTCGATCTCGAGATTGACCCGCTCGCCCACTTTGAGCGCGCCCAGAGTGGTCACTTCGCCGGTATGCGGGATGATGTTGAGCAGGAAGTCGCAGGTCCCGTCGGGCCGGTCGCGCACGTCGTTGACCGTCAGCGAGACGCCTTCGACTGTGATCGAGCCCTTCTCGGCAATGAAGGGTGCCATTTCGGCGCGCGCGCGGATGGCAATGCGCAGGCTGTCGCCGGTCGCCTCTGCCAGAACGACTTCACCGACTGAATCGACATGGCCGGTAACGATGTGCCCGCCCAGCTCGTCGCCAACGCGCAAGGAGGGTTCGATATTGAGGCGCTGCCCCTCAGCCCACATTTCCGCGCGGGTGCGGCTGACAGTCTCGCCCGAGACATCAACGTCGAACCATGCATCGCCTGCCGTCCCGCCGCGATCCACGACCGTCAGGCACACGCCCGAACAGGCAATCGAAGCGCCAATGTCGATCCGCGCCGGATCCAGCGCTGCAGCAATGCGCAGCCGCAGATCGCCGCGCTGATCGGCCTTGGCGATAGTGCCAATGGCGGTGACTATTCCTGTGAACACATGCGGCTCCTTTTAGCGTGACCGCAGATAGGCGCTGAACGTGTCGCTGCCAAGCTGGCGCTGTTCGCTCGCCCGCCAGCGGCCATGTGCATCGGCAAGATTGGTGAGGCCTATGTCTGCAAGGCCGCGCCGACCTTCGCCGATCAGGATCGGGGCGCGGTAGATATGCAGCTCGTCGACCAGATCTTCGGCGAGGAAGCTGGCAGCGGCCACCGCTCCGCCCTCGACATAGAGATATTGCACGCCCTCCAGATCACCGATTTGCGAGGGCCGGTTGATGACCCGAACGCCGTCAGGCGCGACCCCGCGAGAGAGCAGCACGCGGACGGGGCTGCGCGCTTCCAATCCGTCGAGCCGCACATCGAGGCGGGGCTTGTCCGCGCGCCAGGTTGCGCCGCCGACAAGGATCGCATCGTGCCGCGCGCGCTGTGCATGGACATGGGCGCGCGCCGCCTCGCCAGTGATCCACTGGCTCGATCCGTCGGCCATGGCGATGCACCCATCAAGGCTCATGGCGAGCTTCAAGGTCACATGCGGGCGGGAGAATTCTGCGCGGGTGAAATAGCCCGACAGGCTGGCGCGGGCATTGGCATCATCGAGCACCGTGACCGCGATCCCTGCACGCCTGATCCGCTCTGCCCCTTCGCCCGCAGTGCGCGGGTCAGGGTCAAGCTGGCCGATCACGACGCGCGCAGGGCCCGCTGCGATCACAAGGTCGGTGCAGGCAGGCCCGCGTGCCGATTGGTGGGCGCAAGGCTCCAGCGTGACATAGAGTGTCGCCCCTTCAGCGCCGCCGTCGCCCAGTCCCGCCAGTGCCACCGCCTCGGCATGCGGCCGGCCGCCTTCCTGCGTCCAGCCGCGCGCGATCACGCAGCCATCTTTCACCAGCAGCGCAGCGACGCCGGGATTGGGGTGGGCGAGGGGGCGCGCGCGCGCCGAAGCCCGCGCGGCGGCTGCCATCCAGTCAGCGTCGCTGATAGCGCTCGCCGCTATGGCGCGGAGCTTTCGCTGGCGGTGTCGGGAGTGCTGCTTGCCTCCCCGCTGGCTGTATTTTCACCAGCAGGCGCGCGTCCGAACATCTCGTCGAGACGTGCTTGTTCGGCGGCTTCCTCTGCGGCGCGGGTTTCATCGGCGCGGCGCTCGATTTCATCGACATCCATGCCCGCAACCGCGCCCAAAGCCTTGTAAAGATCACGCTTGCGCTGGGCCAGCTCGGCATCCTGCGCCTCACGCAGCTCCTTCACTTCCTGATTTTCGATGTTGGAGGCCATGATCTCCGCATCGCTCCGGTCAGGGTCATAGGTGGTGACATAGGTGATCTGCGGCTTTTCGGGAGTGCCGTAATGCTTCTCTCCCGTCAGCCAGACCATAATCAACGCAAATGGCGCTGTCGAAGCGATCAGGATTGGCCAGCGATAAGGGTTGGGCTTCCGAAACTCGGTCCAGAAGTCCACAATTCCCGGTGCGGGATTGAATCGTGATTTGGCGAGCCTGCTCATGGTGGGGCGCAATATAGGGGCGGTGAGCGGTCTAGACCAGTGTTAGTAGGGAGTCTTTGTTGCGTGCGGACCGGACTTCCGTCCGGTCCTTGGCCGCGCCACCCGCGCCCTCCACCCTTCCACCCGGAGCCTACCGGGATAAAATCCGGGTGGAAGGGTGGAGGGCGCGGGTGGCACGGCGCGAGCGATAGCGAGCAGTAAACAAAAGCCAATACCAATCACCCGAAACTCGCATACAGGCTGCGGCCCTTGTCCTTCAGCCATTTGTCCGCGCGGCTGATGTCGTCTTCGTAAATGTCGCCCAGCAGCGCGTGGAAGGCGGGGCTGTGGTCGAAATGAATGAGGTGCGCGACTTCATGCGCGACCACTGAACGGCGGACGAAATCGGGGGCCTGAACCAGCCGCCAGTTGATGCGGATGCGGTCCTTGTCGGAACAGCTGCCCCAGCGGCGCTGTGCCCGCGACAGACCGACCGGGACCGGTCCCAGCGCGGCGGCGGCGGTGTAGTCGGCCATATCGTCCTCGAACAAGGCCAACGCTTCGCGTTCGAGCCAGCGTTGCAGGCGCTTATCCAGCCCCTCTTGCGGGCCGCCGATGCGAACAATGTCGCCAGTGCGTTTGGGGCGGCGCGGTGCGGCCGCGTCCCATTCCACCGCCAGCGTCTCGCCGCGATATTGCAGCGTTCCGCCGGGTCCGGGCGCGCTTCGAGCGGGCACCTTGGCGAGCTGCTGGGCCAGCCAGTCCGCGCGCGAATGGGCAAATGCAATCGCGTCTTTGCCATTGGCCCATTTGGGCAGCGTGATGCGCACTTCGCTGCCATCGGGCGCAAGCCGCAGGGTGAGCCGCTTGGCTGTCCGGTGGCGGCGCAGAGCGATGGGAATGCTCGCACCGTTCAGCTCGATTTCGGGCTCTATCTGGGGATTGGGCGGCTTGGTGATATCCGCGCGTTTGAGCCAGTCGATCACTCGGCATCCTCCGCATCAACGGCAAAGCCCATCGGGGCAGAGGGGCGGGGCGGCCCCCATTCAACGATATGATGCTCCAGCGGGCCAGCGTCCGTCTCGCTCACCACGCGCCCGGCGACCGAAACGCCGGCATGCTTCACCGCCTCGCGGTCGCCGCTGATGAGATAGTGCCAGTCGTGCAAGGGGCGCCCGTCCGCGCGCAGGCGATAGGCGCAGGTCGTGGGCAGCCACGGCACATCCTCGACGATGGAGAGCGTCAGCCGCAGGCAATCGGGCACGAACGCCTTGCGGTTGCGATAATCGGAGCACTGGGCGCTTTCGCAATCGAGCAGCTTGCACGCGACATTGGTGTCTTCGATTGCGCCGGTATCGGCATCCTCGATCTTGTGCAGACAGCAGCGCCCGCAGCCATCGCAAAGGGCCTCCCACTCGGCGCGGGAGAGCTGCTCCAGCGGCAGCTCCCAGAAGGCCTCTCTTAGCTCACCCATAAAGCCAGTTCAGCCTCGACCGCATCGGCGCCCTGATCGTGGGGGAGCATCGAAATCGGCTCTCCATCAGGGCCGAACAGGAAGGAGATGCGCGAATGGTCCATCAGATATCCGCCTTCCTCATTCGCCTCGAATTTCGTGTAATAGACGCTGAATTTCGAGGCGACATCGGCGATCTGTTCCTCGGTGCCGGTGAGGCCGATCATGCGCTCGGAAAAGGCATCGGTGAACTGCGTGAGCACTTCGGGCGTGTCGCGCTCGGGATCGACCGAGATGAAGATCGGCTGGACTTTTGCGGCCAGTTCCGGTGCGGATTGCTCGAACTGGGCAAAGCCCTGCATCGTGCGCTGCACATCGGTGGGGCAGGCATCGGGGCAATAGGCATAGCCGAAATAAACGATCCGGTACTGCCCGTCGAAATCGGTCCAGCGCACGGTTTCGCCATCCTCGCTGGTCAGCGCGAATTCCCCGCCGATGGTCGCGCCTTCGAGCGGCGGCGACAGCGGAGCCCCGACCGATGTTTCTGGCGCGCAAGCGGACAGCGCCAGAGCGGCGATTGCGGTAAAGGCGGAGAATGACTTGGCGCGGATGTTCATGGTCTGCTAATTGCCTCAGGAGCAGAGGACACCCAAGGGGCAGCCTCAAAAATGATGTCTGACAGGAAATGCGAAGGGTTCAAAGCGTGGGTTCGATTGTTTTGCGCAAATTAGGCTTGGTTAGAGCGAAAGCCAATGGCGGCTTGCATGCAATGGCTGCAAGTGCACTTGCCATTGGAGCGTTTGCCGTCGGCGCGATCATCCCGCTTGGCCAGCCGGCACTCGCGCAGCTTTATTCGCAAGGCTACGAATTCCTCGAAGCGGTCAAGGATCGCGATGGCGACACGGTCACCGAAATGCTCAATGAGCCGGGCACGACCGTGATCAACACGCGCGACATCACCACGGGCGAATCCGGGCTGCATGTTGTAGTCGCGCGGCGCGATACGACCTGGGTGCGGTTCCTGCTGCAACGCGGTGCCAATCCCAATATCCGCGACAATGCCGGCCTCACCCCGTTGCAACTTGCGACACGGCTGGGCTTTGTCGAAGGGGTCGAGGAATTGCTCAAAAAGGGCGCGCAGGTCACGGTGGCCGACAGTCAGGGCGAAACCCCGCTGATGTCGGCTGTGCACCAACGCAATGTGGAACTGGTTCGCCGGTTGCTCGCCGAAGGTGCGGACCCTGACCGCAATGACAATTCGGGCCGCTCGGCGCGCGATTATCTGGCTCTGATGACAGGCAACACACTGTTGGCGCGTGAGTTTCAGCTTGCCGATGAAGCGCGCGAGGGGCAGGGGACGCAAGAGCAATACGGACCCTCTTTCTAAAGGCCGGGCCTTTTCATGACCACCATAACCCCCGATTTTGCCGACATGACGCTCGACGAACTGCGCGTCGCGCTCGCGCCAGAGATTGCCGCTGCGGCGATTTTCGACGGGTGGACCGAGAAGGCGCTGGTGTCCGCCGCCGATATGGTCGGCGCTGACCCTGATATCGCCAAGCTCGCTTTCCCCAAGAAGGCGCCCGGCGGTCAGGCGATGGACATGATCGAGGCTTGGGTGACCGGCGTCGATCAGGCGATGGAAGCCGAATATCCGCAGGACCGGCTCGCGACGATGAAAATCCGCGAGCGTATCCGTGCGCTGGTGGCCTTCCGGCTGGAAGCGGTGGCGGATGTCGATGAGGCTGTGCGCCGCGC
This genomic window from uncultured Erythrobacter sp. contains:
- a CDS encoding OmpA family protein, translated to MKFISTNSAVKSLALAAMIAAPFGGVAAQQIPQSEGQVLTTVTAPQPPALDQMLEGPDVEGFVSGRNGNRVRVTSADGTNTVVTVVEGTSIRARGGFLGLARDTLGADSLLNGLPVEIKTRQWDGGLVASQVRFSASDLETAEMIRSGTSQRFAENEAAIGENAEGVERNAAATEALRGRFGDIDQYNIRGTTNVYFDSGRSNLSPRAQNELCAAAREASQTDHALLLVVGYTDSTGSQEVNQRLSEARAASVVNYLQQQCGWAPYRMLTPTGMASADPAADNTTAYGKAQNRRVAVNVLVSKSVDGF
- a CDS encoding riboflavin synthase, translated to MFTGIVTAIGTIAKADQRGDLRLRIAAALDPARIDIGASIACSGVCLTVVDRGGTAGDAWFDVDVSGETVSRTRAEMWAEGQRLNIEPSLRVGDELGGHIVTGHVDSVGEVVLAEATGDSLRIAIRARAEMAPFIAEKGSITVEGVSLTVNDVRDRPDGTCDFLLNIIPHTGEVTTLGALKVGERVNLEIDVLARYLKRMQSLAQT
- the ribD gene encoding bifunctional diaminohydroxyphosphoribosylaminopyrimidine deaminase/5-amino-6-(5-phosphoribosylamino)uracil reductase RibD — encoded protein: MAAAARASARARPLAHPNPGVAALLVKDGCVIARGWTQEGGRPHAEAVALAGLGDGGAEGATLYVTLEPCAHQSARGPACTDLVIAAGPARVVIGQLDPDPRTAGEGAERIRRAGIAVTVLDDANARASLSGYFTRAEFSRPHVTLKLAMSLDGCIAMADGSSQWITGEAARAHVHAQRARHDAILVGGATWRADKPRLDVRLDGLEARSPVRVLLSRGVAPDGVRVINRPSQIGDLEGVQYLYVEGGAVAAASFLAEDLVDELHIYRAPILIGEGRRGLADIGLTNLADAHGRWRASEQRQLGSDTFSAYLRSR
- a CDS encoding SprT family zinc-dependent metalloprotease; the encoded protein is MIDWLKRADITKPPNPQIEPEIELNGASIPIALRRHRTAKRLTLRLAPDGSEVRITLPKWANGKDAIAFAHSRADWLAQQLAKVPARSAPGPGGTLQYRGETLAVEWDAAAPRRPKRTGDIVRIGGPQEGLDKRLQRWLEREALALFEDDMADYTAAAALGPVPVGLSRAQRRWGSCSDKDRIRINWRLVQAPDFVRRSVVAHEVAHLIHFDHSPAFHALLGDIYEDDISRADKWLKDKGRSLYASFG
- a CDS encoding YcgN family cysteine cluster protein, coding for MGELREAFWELPLEQLSRAEWEALCDGCGRCCLHKIEDADTGAIEDTNVACKLLDCESAQCSDYRNRKAFVPDCLRLTLSIVEDVPWLPTTCAYRLRADGRPLHDWHYLISGDREAVKHAGVSVAGRVVSETDAGPLEHHIVEWGPPRPSAPMGFAVDAEDAE
- a CDS encoding SCO family protein, encoding MNIRAKSFSAFTAIAALALSACAPETSVGAPLSPPLEGATIGGEFALTSEDGETVRWTDFDGQYRIVYFGYAYCPDACPTDVQRTMQGFAQFEQSAPELAAKVQPIFISVDPERDTPEVLTQFTDAFSERMIGLTGTEEQIADVASKFSVYYTKFEANEEGGYLMDHSRISFLFGPDGEPISMLPHDQGADAVEAELALWVS
- a CDS encoding ankyrin repeat domain-containing protein, encoding MAASALAIGAFAVGAIIPLGQPALAQLYSQGYEFLEAVKDRDGDTVTEMLNEPGTTVINTRDITTGESGLHVVVARRDTTWVRFLLQRGANPNIRDNAGLTPLQLATRLGFVEGVEELLKKGAQVTVADSQGETPLMSAVHQRNVELVRRLLAEGADPDRNDNSGRSARDYLALMTGNTLLAREFQLADEAREGQGTQEQYGPSF
- a CDS encoding COQ9 family protein is translated as MTTITPDFADMTLDELRVALAPEIAAAAIFDGWTEKALVSAADMVGADPDIAKLAFPKKAPGGQAMDMIEAWVTGVDQAMEAEYPQDRLATMKIRERIRALVAFRLEAVADVDEAVRRALSVMAMPQNAARSMQLGWRSADIMWRLAGDTATDYNHYTKRAILAGIYSATLAVFVNDDSDGKAKTYEFLDRRIDGVMKFEKFKYQLLGKDREMPSLSRFLGRLRYPSR